In Anoplopoma fimbria isolate UVic2021 breed Golden Eagle Sablefish chromosome 22, Afim_UVic_2022, whole genome shotgun sequence, a genomic segment contains:
- the LOC129111814 gene encoding retinol dehydrogenase 7-like codes for MYLYLLGLVVFYYLYRWFREQPRVPDKGSKYVYITGCDTGFGNLLARHLDEIGFRVIASCFSEKGEEGLRKSCSSNLITTHLDVRSKDSVAKVAAMIKEKVGERGLWAVVNNAGVSVPSGPCDWLTIDDYKSMLDVNLNGVIAVTLSVLPLIKKARGRVVNVASVFGRISATGGPYTISKYGVEAFNDSLRLNMAPFGIKVLCIEPGFFKTNVTDVTLLTKNVQMLWDRLPQDMRDDYGTEYLQKSLNLITDKVAKISDGDLMKVVRCMEHAVSAVRPRTRYSPGWDAKLFWLPLSYMPTCVSDYVLNKEAIPIAMPEQ; via the exons ATGTACCTGTATCTCTTGGGGCTGGTGGTTTTCTACTACCTGTACCGCTGGTTTAGGGAGCAGCCCCGTGTCCCCGACAAGGGCAGCAAGTATGTGTACATCACAGGCTGCGACACCGGCTTCGGCAACCTCCTGGCCCGCCATCTGGACGAGATTGGGTTCAGGGTGATCGCCTCGTGTTTCAGCGAGAAGGGAGAAGAGGGTCTGAGGAAGTCCTGCTCCAGCAACCTGATCACAACACACCTCGATGTCAGGTCCAAGGACAGCGTTGCCAAAGTTGCAGCGATGATCAAGGAGAAAGTGGGGGAGCGTG GCTTGTGGGCTGTGGTGAACAACGCCGGCGTTTCTGTCCCCTCTGGCCCGTGTGACTGGCTGACCATCGACGACTACAAGTCCATGCTGGACGTCAACCTGAACGGGGTGATCGCGGTGACGCTGAGCGTCCTGCCGCTGATCAAGAAGGCCAGGGGACGGGTGGTCAATGTAGCCAGCGTGTTCGGGAGGATCAGTGCGACAGGCGGCCCGTACACTATCTCCAAGTACGGCGTGGAGGCCTTCAATGACAGCCTCAG GTTAAATATGGCGCCCTTTGGAATCAAAGTCCTCTGCATCGAGCCGGGCTTcttcaaaacaaatgtgaccGACGTCACACTCCTGACCAAGAATGTGCAGATGCTGTGGGACAGACTGCCGCAGGACATGAGGGATGACTACGGAACTGAATATCTACAGAAGT CATTAAATTTAATAACAGACAAAGTTGCCAAGATCAGTGACGGGGATCTGATGAAGGTGGTCCGCTGTATGGAGCACGCCGTATCCGCCGTCCGGCCCCGAACCCGCTACTCCCCAGGCTGGGACGCCAAGCTGTTCTGGCTGCCGCTGTCATACATGCCAACCTGTGTCTCCGATTATGTCCTGAACAAAGAAGCCATTCCTATTGCCATGCCGGAGCAATGA